Below is a genomic region from Paraburkholderia sp. BL23I1N1.
CCGCTGGCCCGCGCATAACCGGCGGCCATAAAACCCGCGGCCTGCTCATTGGCCGGTACGATAAACTTGATTTGACGCTCAGCATGTGCCGCGTTCATTTCGTTATAACGAAACACGGCGTCGTACGTTGGCAAAATCGCACCGCCGCTATATCCAAACAGCGTGTCGACGCCCTGCTCGGCGAGTACGCGCAGGATAATGTCAGCCCCCGACAGCGTTTCTCTCGCATTCGTTGACGTCAGATCGGCTTGTGAAGCAATGATTGGGTTTTGGGTCATGGTTGGCTCGCGTGGGAGAGCGACGCTGACAAGAGCAGCGGTTAAATTCAAAGGACGATTTCCCTTCCAACTCGAGAACAGCGTATGGACGATTGCTTAGACGGGTTCTCCGTACCAAGCCTCGTCCATCTAGCACGCTCATGAGGTGCTTTTTCTTCTGGAAGAATTGTGAGGAAGGAGGGAATGATTCTGCCAACGATTGGAACGGCGCGCTCCCTTCTTGACGGTGGTGCATGGGCCAAAATTAGCTGCATCCGGGCCATGACCGGCGCTCGTGAGACGAATCAGGTGGATGCCACCGCATCATGGTGAGCGGCATCCCGGCTCGTCGAACGGCCTTAACTTTGTGCTCACTTGCGCTGCCCCGACAATGACGTTGCAATGCTTCTGGCGAACTCGTCGCCAAGGTCCTCCCTGACCAGGGCCAAGGCCACGTGGATACCGTCACTCACGCCGCGCGACGAGTACAGGTTGCCATCCTTCAAGCAGCTTTGATTGCTCATGACGTGTACCAAGGGATATTCGGCGGAAAGACGTTGCGCGTCGCGCCAATGCGTGGTCAACGAGCGATGGTCGGCAAGGCCGGCGCGCGCGATTAAAAAAACTCCGTTTGACACCGACGCGAGCCTTCGCACCCTGCGCCCGGCATCACTGAGCCAGTCCACCAGTTCCCGATGCTCACGCCTCGGGCCAATGACCGGGGAGCCTGGCACCACGACGATGTCGAATAAAGCATGCACATCCAACAGACACTCTGTCGTGCCCACCGCTACGCCATTCGAGCACACGACGGGCCCCGGGGACGGCCCCACGAGATGCTGCTCGTACAACCTTGCGCCGCACAGACGGTTCGCTTCGTGGAAGACATCCATCGGGCCCGTCACTTCGAGCAGCCGAAATCCTGCGTAGAGCATCATCGCGACATGCATGCACCGTCACTCCGAGAATGCACTGCACGCGAGCGTCGCGCGTTCGCAGCGACCGCACCCGGTTACCACTCGGTGCGAGGTATTGCGTTCTTTCAACATGATGAATCTGTCCTTGGTTATCGTCCCGCATCCACGAGACCAAGTCTAATCAGCCGGCATGGAAGAGGAAACACGTTGATGTCGCCATGCTGGGCCAATCAACGTGAGATTTGGGCCAACGGCGCCCCTGCGGTAATGTCGTAGGCTGCCTTGCGTGCGCAAGGTCAATGTCCGTTGGGCACCGCTCGGGTCCCGTCTTGTTACACAGACGCAAAAGTCAATTACCGGTTAGTACGTCCCTGTTTTCGGACTATTGCGGTAAGCTGGAACACCGCTCGTCAATACAGGTTAGTAGCCTTGATCCAGTTGTTCGGACGAAGCCAATCGAATCGCCGGTATCGGAAACGGGCCTACTCACTCCACGAAGGTCACGGCATGAAAGTCGCCATTGTTATATTCGATGGTGTGCAGTCGCTCGATGTTGCGGGCCCCCTCGACGTGTTCGCGGAAGCAAACACGTCCCTTTGCGAACACCAGAAATATGAAGTCTCCCTTGTGGGACCGCGGGCCGGCACCGTGACCTGCTCGAACGGGATGCAACTTTCGGTACCGTTTGGCTATGCGGATCTCGATACGCAATGGGACCTGCTACTGGTCGCAGGAGGGCCGCAATTGCCCGACGCTCAACCGTCCAGTGACTTTCTGACGTGGCTGCAAAATCAGGCACGAGAGGCGACGCGGTTCGGCTCCGTTTGCAACGGGGCATTCGTGCTCGCACATGCGGGACTGCTTGACGGCAAGGAAGTGACGACTCACTGGGCGGATGCGGGGCGCCTCGCTCAGGAATTTCCGCAGGCGTGCGTGCAGCCCGACAAGATCTTCGTTCGTGACGGACGCCTCTTTACCTCGGCAGGCGTGACGGCTGGCATCGATCTGTGCCTGTCGCTTGTCGCCGAAGACTGGGGGCACGAGCTGGCGGTGCGTGTTGCAAAACGTCTTGTCGTCTATATCCAGCGGGAAGGCGGCCAGTCTCAGTACAGCCCGTATGTTGGAACAGGAAGGGACGAAGATCCGATTATCGGCAAAGTGCACCAATATGTGACTGAGCATATAACCGAAGCGCTATCGATCGAACAGCTCGCGGGTGCAGTTGCAGTGAGCCGACGAACCTTCTCAAGAGTATTTGCGAAGTATGCAAAGGTAACACCATCCGCGTTTGTTGAGCAGGTTCGCGTCGACACCGCGAGGAAGTTGCTCGAAGACTCGGATGCGCCGCTGAAGACCGTAGCGTTTAAATGCGGCTTCCGCAGTGCCACGCATATGCGCACGACTTTCTCCCGACGGTTAGAGGTAACACCAAAACAATATCGGCAACGATTCCGCGGCGAGTTAGGCAAGCAGCCATGGATGGATAACGGTGTCGACAAGCAGGTCTCTTTTCAAGGACTGTCTCATCTGTGACCGACGTCAATTCCCATCAATCTCTTCCTGATGTCCTTGAACCGGGCTTGTCGCTAGTCTTTTGCGGAATCAATCCAGGCATGCGTGCGGCGTCGACAGGTCATCACTTTGCGGGCAGAGGCAATCGGTTCTGGCGGGTCGTGCATCTTGCAGGCTTCACTCCCGAACAGATTCGTCCCGAAGACAGCCACACGATTCTTCGATATGGTTGCGGTCTCACAACGGTGGTCCCGCGATCGACAGCGCAGGCCGCCGAGCTCTCGCGATCGGAGATTGAACTGGCCGGGGATGCTTTTCGCCGGAAAATCGAGCAGTACGCACCACGGCACATCGTGTTCCTTGGAAAGATGGCGCTCTCGGCGATCTCCGGCACGCGCAACATCGATTGGGGAGCACAAACCAAGCCATTCGGCGGCACACGCGCCTGGGTCGTACCCAATCCAAGTGGACTGAATAGGGCGTTCGACCTCGATGCGCTGGTAGCCGCCTACCGGGAAGTTCGCGTTGCAGTCGCGTCCATGCCCTGAAGATGCGCGTTTTTACGTAGTGTCTCGGTAACGAATTCCACGAAAGCGCGAATCTTGCCGCTGGTGCTTCGCCGCTCTACATGAAGCAGGCTTACCGGGATCGACTCGGGCTCGAATGACGTCAGGACGGGCTGGAGCCTGCCATCGAGTACCTCAGGAGCCGCCTGATACGACAGCAACTGGATGATCCCCACACCGTCGACGGCGGCGAGAACGGCAGCGGGACCCAGGTCGACAATCATCCGTGGCTGAAGTCTCACAGGCAACCTCGAACCGTTCTCGTTGAACACCCACTCAAGCGGAGGCGAGACGCCAGTGAAAGACACACAGCGGTGATTGGTCAGATCTTTGGGGTGAAGGGGTTCCCCATGCGCGGCGAGATAAGAGGGAGCCGCATACGTTCGGCGCCGCACAAAGCCCAACGGAATGGCGAATGTCGAGGAGTCGCCAAGGTGGCCGACACGGATAGCAATATCCACACCCTCCTCTAGAAGCCGCGTGGTTCGATCGACGTACACCGCATTGACGCTGACATCCGGATAGCGCAGCGTGAAGGCATTGAGCAGAGGCGCAACGTAGCGCTGGCCAAACAGGACCGGTGCAGAAACGGTCAACGTACCTACCGGATTGAGTTGATCGGCCGCAATGTTTGCTTCCGCATCCGTGATGGTATCCAACACCTTCCTGCAGGCTTCGAGGTATGCCATGCCTGCATCCGTCGGACGAACCGATCGCGTTGTCCGGGCAAGCAGATGTGTGCCGAGACGGGATTCCAGCGAATTGACCGCCCGCGAGACTGCGGCGGCCGACATTCCGACTTTTTCGGCAGCGCCAGTAAAGCTGCCTCGGTCCACGATGGCGACGAAAAATCTCCATCTCACGCAATTTGTCCATTCGCTTCCCATCCTGATCGCCGTGTCCACACGTCGTCATTCTATGCGTTGTGATCCACATGGTGACGATCCGCGTCATCGAATGGCTCAAAGAAGACACTCAAGCTCCCACGCTGAAATCGTTCGAGATGGCAGGAAGCGGCTGTATATGATTTTCGACGTCGAAAAAGCTCGCATTATCAGTTGGAAAAAGACTCTTTCGGGTAGCGATGGTTATCAGGACATTCGTAGCCGGTTGGCAGAATTCGCCAACTCATTGGCCCAATACCAACCAGCTTGGGTTCCAATGAATTGCGCCTATCCTGGACAATCACTACACGCCTTATGGCTAACTAAACGAAAGAGGCACTCATGTTCTCCGCAATGCTTGAAGTTCACCCCATACCAGAACAGTTCGATGCTTATCTCGGCATGGCCAAGATGCTGCGCCCTGAACTCGAGAAGATCGATGGGTTTATCGACAACAACCGCTATGCAAGTCTCACGCGCGAGGGATGGCTTCTTTCACTGTCGAGCTGGCGCGACGAGAAGTCGCTCATACGCTGGCGTACTCAGACGACGCATAACAAGACAATGCAAGCCGCGCGTGATCGGGTATTTTCCGACTATCGCTTGCGCATTGGCCAAGTCGTCAGCGATACCCGACCGCCCGAAGGACAGGTGTTGCGTGAGCAGCGCCTGGATGTTACCGAGGTGGGCCAAGGTACGGCGGTAACGCTGCATGACGGGAACTTCTCGTCGGAGTGGGTCAAGCAGGCTGGCGCAGAAGTGGCAGCGAAATCACTTGGAGTGGATACAAGCGCGCCTGGCCTCGTTTCTTGGGACGTATTCGACGCACTGATGGCACCGGGAGACGTTATCGCGGTGGTGACGTGGCGCGACCATGCGGCAGCTGAAGCGTTCGAACGCAATGCGGTGACGACGGATGTTTTGCGCCTGCGGAATATCCGCATCATCCGGGAGTACGGAATGTTCGATCGCCGGGAAGCACCGCAGTACTTTAAAGAGGTGCAACCGAAGGCGTAAAGCGGTCGCATTCCACTATCGATGGTTGGAGGGTCTTCTCTTTTCATGCGGCCTCCGACCACGATATTTAGATACCCTATCGAACATGAGTAGCAACGGGACTCCTATGACTACAGGCAACCCCCTAACGACTGGTATGGAAGTGCCGATCGTCGCACAGTCGCCGGCACCCGCTTCTGTGCCTGGGGCAGAGGCTCCTGGGCAGCGGACGCCCGCACAATCCGCGCTTTCGCTTCGTCTCATTATCGGCCTCGTTGGGATGTTGTTAGCGTCTCTATTGGCGATTCTCAACGAGCAGGTCACTGCACAGTCGATGGCGGATGTTCAGGGCGCACTCTTGATTGGTCATGATGAGGGAACCTGGCTGACTGCTCTGTTCGAGGCGGCTAATGTCGCTACGATGGTGTTTGCTCCGTGGTTTGGGATCACGTTCACGCTCAATCGTTTTACGATCGGCGCCGTGATCGCGACGATGCTCCTCGGGTTCCTTTGCCCCTTCGCACCGAACCTGCCTGCACTCTATGTGTTGCGCGTCCTGCAGGGGATTGCTGGCGGATGCCTTCCGCCGATGTTGATCATCGTGGCGCTGCGCTATCTCCCGCCCAAAGTGAAGCTATACGGGCTCGCCGGGTACGCGCTCACGGCGACCTTTGGACCGGCGCTCGGCACACCACTCGCCGCTTTGTGGACCGAATATGTCGGTTGGCAAATGGCCTTTTGGCAAATCGTGCCGCTTGGCATCGTAGTCTGCGTGGCGATCCAGCAGGGGCTTCCGCCAGATCCGCTCAAACTCGAACGACTCCGGGCATTCAACTGGACCGGGTTTCTGACGGGATTTCCGGCCGTCGCCATGCTCGTGATGGGCTTTCTGCAAGGTGATCGTCTTGACTGGCTCAATTCCGATTTCATTCGCGTGATGTTTGTTGGAGGAGCGCTGCTGTTTGTGACATTTCTCGTCAACGAGTGGTTTCACCCGCTTCCCTTTTTCAAGCTGCAGTTGCTTTCGCGCAGAAACTTTACGCACGGACTGACGACACTCGTGGGCGCGGTAATACTGCTGGTTGGCGTGGCCGCAATACCCGGCCAATATCTCGCCAAGGTTCACGCCTACAGGCCACTGCAAACCGCGCCCTTATCCTTGCTGGTTGCGATCCCGCTATTGATCGCGCTTCCTCTGACGGCTGCGGTCCTGAATCTACGGCGGGTTGACCACCGGTGGGTCATGGCGATGGGATTGTGCCTCATGGTCACCACGTGCCTGATGGGGACCTTCATCACGTCCGAGTGGATTCGCGACAATTTCTACTGGCTTCAATCCATACAGATCGTCGCGCAACCGATGGTGATCCTGGCGATCCTGATGGGCGTAACGACGGGCTTGCCCCCGACGGAGGGTCCATTTGCGTCGGCGATGTTCAACTCGCTTAAAACATTTTCCGCGGCCGTGGCGACCGGTCTCATCGAAGAGCTGGGTACCGATCGCGAACGCCTTCATTCGAACATGCTCGTGGACCACTTGGGCAATCACGCACTTGTGACGAGCCAAAGCATCCACGCCGCGCATGGTCTCGGCGAACTTGCACACCGGATCCACGAGCAGGCAGTGGTACTCGCCTCGGCGGATCTCTATCGGGTAATGGCGGGTGTTGCCATCGCCCTTCTTTTCCTAGTGCTCGTGTTACCCGTGCGTATTTACCCGCCGTGGTGCACTACGCCCCCCTCTTCTCGTTAAGGGACGGTAATCATGTCATCCGTTGCTCGATGTCCTCTCAAAATTATTCGTGTTGCCGCTCTGGCTGTCGCAGTCGGCGTTGGCGCATGGGCTTACTCAAGTCTAGCAGGCGGCTCGAATACCGAATCCACCAATGATGCTTATGTCGAGGCCGATTTCACGCTCGTGGCACCGCGTATCGCCGGTGAAATATCTGACGTATTCGTCAAGGATAACCAATCAGTTAAAGCCGGGCAATTACTGGTTCGGATTGACGACCGTGACTTCAAGGCCGCATTGATGAGTGCGGAAGCGGACGTGGCCGCGGCAAAAGCGTCTATCGCGAACTACGATGCCGAGATCGCGCGGCAGCCCTCGCTCGTCGAGCAGGCGCGCGCGACGCTTAAGTCCGACGACGCGTCGGTCGAGTTTGCGCGAGCCAACGCTGCGCGGTACCAGAACCTTTCGGTAGCCGGTGCAGGAACGGCTCAGGAGCAACAGCACGCTTCGAGCACGCTTGCCGAGCAGCTCGCGCAGCAGGCCCACGATGGGGCCGTACTGGCGTCGACCGAGCAGAACCTGAGCGTACTGCAGACCCAGCGCGACAAGGCGGCCGGCGCGCTCGCACGCACCGAGGCGGCACTCGAGCAGGCCAGGCTCAACCTGTCCTATACGGAGATTCGCGCGCCAGTCGACGGCAAGGTCGGGCGGCGCTCTGCGCGGGTGGGCGCCTTCGTGACGCCCGGTGCGCCGCTTCTCGCGATCGTGCCGCTTTCCGATGCCTATGTCGTCGCCAACTTCCAGGAAAGCCAGATCACCCACATGCGGCCTGGCGAAAGCGTGCGGATCAAGGTCGACAGCCTTCCTGGCGTGATGATTCACGGCCGTGTCGATAGTCTCGCTCCTGCAACCGGTGTGAGCTTTGCGCCTATCGCGCCCGACAACGCGACGGGCAACTTCACGAAGGTCGTCCAACGCGTACCGGTCAGGATCACCATTGACCAGGGTCAAGAGGCGGCTTCCGCGTTGAGCGTGGGGCTTTCTGTCGAAACAGATGTTGCCGTCGGTCAGCGTGGCAATGCGCCGGCCGAAGGCGGGGAGCGAAAATGAATGCCAGCGACTTTTCCTACCGCGCGTTAGCGTTGGAGATATTGGCGTGCCTTGTGATGGCGGGCTGCACCGTCGGACCGGATTTCCAACGTCCCACGGCGTCCACGCCAGCGCAAGTCTTTGATCGAACCCAATCTGCGCAAGCACCGAGCAAGGCCGTCGAATCCGGTTTCAATTCAGATTGGTGGACACTGTTTAGCGATCCGACGTTGAACGCGCTCGAGCGGCAACTTGCCGATGCGAACCTCGATGTCGCCGCGGCGTCGGCGCGCCTTCGGCAAAGCCGGGCCGAACAGCGCGTGGCAGGTGCCGCAGAATATCCCACGCTTGATGGCGCTGCGTCGTACAACCGCGAGCGCGGAAGCCCGAACGGCATTCTGGGACTGCTTGGGGTGAGCCCAACCGAAACCCAATCGCAATCCGCTTCGGGTAATACGCCTCTTGGCGTGGCGCCGCTGCCGGGTTCCAAGGGTTCGCCGGCTTACAACCTCTATCAAGCGGGCTTCGATGCATCCTGGGAACTTGATATCTGGGGCCGCAATCGACGCGGTGTCGAAGCCGCGACTGCCTTGACGGAAGCTTCTTACGAAGACCGAAACGCAGTTTTGTTGTCTGCTCGCGCCGAACTCGCGCGAGACTATCTCGAGTTACGCGACACACAGTCGTTGCTGCGGATCGCGAGACAAAACCTTGAGATTGCTCGCGATACCACGAAGCTCACGCAGGTACGGGCGCGCGACGGCGTAACGACGGATCTGGACGTGGCCAACGCTTCCGCGCAGGCAGCGTCAATCGAAAGTCAGATTCCGACGCTCGAATCGCGATGCGAGACTACGATCAACGCGATTGGCGTCTTGCTCGCCGAGGAACCGGGCGCGCTTCAGCAAACGCTCGGCGAGCCGCATGACGTGCCCGAGCTGCCTGGACAGGTGCCCATCGGCTTTCCGTCTGAGCTTGTGCAACGCAGACCCGATATAAGGCAGGCGGAAGCGCAACTGCATGCGGCCACGGCGTCGATCGGTATGGCAAAAGCCGACTTTTACCCGCGCATATCGCTAAATGGCAGCGCAGGTTTCCAGAGTCTTCAGCTTTCGAGCCTGGCCAACTGGGCGTCGGGACAGTTTGTTGTCGGACCCTCCATCACAATACCGGTCTTCGAGGGCGGTCGCCTCAAGGGGACACTGCACCTGCGCGAGGCACAACAACAGGAGGCCGCGATCGTCTACAAACGCACTGTACTTGAGGCCTGGCGCGAGGTGGACGACGCACTTGTCGTCTACGATGCCGAGCAGTTGCGCCGCGATCGGCTGACGGCGGTAGTTGCTCTGAACCAGCGCGCGCTCTCGGTAGCGCAGCAGCGCTACAAGGCTGGGGCACTTGACTATCTCGACGTGCTGAACGTGCAGAAGCAACTGCTCGACGCCCAGAGCAACCTCGAACAAAGCAAGGCGACCGCTGCCGCGAATCTCATCACCCTCTGTAAGGCACTCGGCGGCGGCTGGGAATCGACTTACGCGAATCCATACGTCTCGCGTTGACGGGTGACCTGAGGCGGGCAGATGTAGCGTCTCTCGAATGCGTTCTAGGTTGCGTAGTAAAGCAAGTGCGTTTCATACTGCCCAACCTCGCTATGTTGTTGATAAATCTAGAGAGCCCTGTTGTGTCGTTGGTATTGTGGGGTGTCCGCGCCGTGCGCGAGCCCGTCCGACGAGTTCGGTAACTGCGTCGCCGGTCAGCGAATTGCGATTGAAGATCCATGGCCCGTTGGGCAACGGATGTTCGGCTGGGATCTTGTCGCGCTCAACTGCGAGCCTGAGCGTTCCGAGGCTCACACCGATGAACGCCGATGCCTCGGTCAACGTCATCCATCCTGCAGCAGCACGTCGCTCGCTCGAATAGACCGGGATCTGATGGTGGCTGCGCAACGCGGTGACTCGCTCCTGGGTCCAGAAGTTACCCCGGCCGGTTCGCAGGTCATTGCGATTGAGTACGCCGGCGATCACCAGATCCGGACAGATACGGACGAGCTGGCGCACGGCATCAATTGCTTCACGTGACGTATGCGTAGTGTTCTCTCCGCGGCGCCGCCGCGGCACGCGAATCTCGGTATGTACTCCGCCCTTCCAGTGAATGACGAGCACGATCTCGCTCGTTGCGTCGTCAACGTCAACGACGACTTCGTGGATCAAGGTGCGCACTATGCGCTTCTTCAGGCGGGCGTCGGCCTGCGGCCAGATCGATTCCAACGCGGTGGCGAGATCGGCAAACTCCTCTGGCTGGGGAGGCGGTATCTGGCCGGATGTGCGCGACTGTTGCCCGATACGCGATTCCAGTTCCTCTACGCGTAGTAGCGCATGATTCCAGCGCCGCTCCAGTTCGTCGGCGACAAGCCGGTTCTCGGGGTCAGCGGCATCGTACTGTTTCTGCGCGCGTTGCGCGGCGTAGCTTGCAGCCTGAAGATCCCGCTGCAACGCGGCCAGCACTTCGTCCTGCTTCAGGGTCTCTTCTTCGCGCGCCACGATTGCTGCCTCAATTGCCGCCGGTTGAACGACCTGCAAGACCGCCCCGGCGATGGCCGCGTCCGCGCGTGTGCCACCGAACGCAATACAACGCGGTTGTCCCTTGTCCATCCAGCCGCGATGACAGCTATAGCGCAAGGCGTCGTGCCTGTTACCCGTGTAGTGTAGCGTCAGCTTGCTCGCGCAGCGCCTGCAGCGCAACAGTCCCGCCAGCAGGGCCTCACCGTTCTTCGGGGCGCCAGCGTGTCCGGCCAGACGCAGGTTGCCACTAATGGCGCACTGGATCCGTTCGAATTCGTCCCAGTCAACGTATCCTTCGTGGGCATTCGGAATGAGCGCAAGCCATTGATCCCGCGGTTTGCGGCGATCACGTTTGCGCGGTTCCCCAGCCTCGTAATGGATCGCGCATTCGGTCTTGCCATAGGCATACGTGCCACCGTAGATCGGGTTGGTCAGGATCCGGTACACCGTGCCGTAGCTCGGCCGTTTCCATTGGATTTCGCCGCGCGGCATGCATGCCGGCAACTGCAGGCCGTGCTCCAGGAACCATAACAACGTCTGACGCACCGAACCAATCGCGCCGAACTGGCGGAATACTGAGCGGATGGCGTCCTGCACGCGCAAATCCGGATCCTTCTCCAGGCGCTGGTCTTCGGTCTTGCAGTAACCCACCGGCGCCGCGACAATGAGTTCGCCGCGTTTGGCCTTCTCCCCACGAGCTTCGAGCGAACGCTGACGCAACAGATCCAGCTCGTATTCGTTCAGGCTGCCCTTCAGGCCAAGCAGCAAACGATCGTTGCTCTGCCTCGGCGAATACACGGTCTCCTGGTCGACGAGCACCGTGTCGACGACGCGGCACACCTCGACCAACTGCTGCCACTCGCGACTGTTGCGCGCGAATCGCGAAACCTCGCGAGCGGCAACTGCGCCGACGTGCCCAAGACAGACCTCTGCCACCATCCGTTCGAAGCCCGTGCGCGTTTGCGTTCCGGCCGCAGAGCGGCCCAGATCCTCGTCGATCACTTCGATCTCGTTCCAGCCCAACTGATGCAGACGATCCTGCATCGCATACTGCAGCTTCTGGCTCTCCAGATTGTGGCTGACCTGGTAGGCCGATGACTGACGAACGTACAGCATGGCCTTGCGCGCCAGATGCTGCGCCCGAATCTTGTCACTCATCTCGCACCTCCGGCTCGTGTACGGCGGCGAGCAGCCCGCGACGGTGTTGCCTCAGCAATTGCGCCAGCAGATGCACCGCTTCCTGCCGAACCTCTTGCGGCAGGTGCGCCCATTGTGGTGTCTTCGGAAAAGGATGGAACAGCTCGAGTTGACCGCCCGGTTGTGGATTTGTCTGGCGTCGCATCAGCACCTCCTGTACGGAGCAAAGGATGGTGCTCGCCTTGTACCACACCGCGCGGCGTGGCAGCAGGCGCCTGCGCCAGCAGGTACTTCAGTTCCCTCAATGCTTCACAGCTGACGGCGGGAGACGTTGCCGAGGTAATGCGACAGCAGGCAACGGGATCGAACATCCATTGCGGCACCTCCAGCAAGCCCGCCGTGTCGAACGGCTCTCGCCCACAGCGCAGCACTGACTCGGTGTTCTTCCTCTCTATCGTGGTGAAAATCCATACCGTGTGCCCGTACCACGGGTGCCAACGATAGAGAACTTCCCTTGACTCGGTGATATGGGCGTTGTGTTGACGGCTTGTACAACCAGAAAAGGCCGCATTCAAGTCTCTCAGACCAGACTCCAGATGAAGCCTACTTCGCGATGCTGCCCGCGATTCCAATGGCAGCGTGACACCCAGCGCTCCACTTAAAAATCGGAAAAACTGTCCGAACGAACGGGGCCACCTCTATCCTTCCCGGATCAACACTCCGCGACAGCGAAGTTTCTGCCCGCGAGCGATCAGTCAACTTGTATCCTCGAGCCACATCCAGGACGTCGCCGATGCGGGCGAATGTCGCTTAACAGGTGTGCAAGGGACGCTTGCGAATCTTGCGCGAACGACTCGAAGTGTTTAATTTAGTTTGCAGCTTGAGCGTGTCGAACGGAGCTTGTGTTGGACGGCGCGCTACGTGTCCAGCTGTCGAGATCGTCTGGTCAAATCCGCCCCCCATGCGAAAGTGATTGTCACGATCGCCGAATCGCGCCGTTATAGACGCGTGGGCAAATGGTCACGAAGGCGAAACCGGCAATGGATCGTGCAAAAAAGTTGCCAATCTGATGTCGGTCCACGGTCCGGGCACAGCGAAAGTGTTGAACCCCAGCATGGGCCGCGTTCGTCGCTTGATCCGAGTCAAGGGGGAATGGCGGTATCTCTACCAGCCAACAGAACCGTCATAAGCGCCCCATTGGGCGAGTGATCGAGGGGCCTTCGTCGTTGCGCGCAGAGGGCTCAGTGCGTCAGGACGGTCGTGTGCGCGGCGAGGCGCTCGACTTCGAGTAGCGCCTCGCCCAGCACATCGATAGCCCCATTCGTGGTGGAGGCCGTAGCAGCGCTGCGCAACGCGTGCTGAACGATTTCATGAATGACTTCTGTGTTCGATGAACCGCTCTGGAACGTCAGTTGGTGTGCCATAAGTATTCCTGCGTAAATAGCGAAGTGCGTGTCAGATGGATGCAGTATAAGCAAAGCGCGCGCCATTTGACGCGCGCAATTATGAGTTGCGAGATCTCCAACATACGGGTTTGTGCGAACCGCGATTCGCTGACATCAGAACAACAAGCGCAACGCATTCCGATATTCACGTAGCGTCTTGGCAACGGACTTCGATTGGAGCTTGCACATTTGACGGCTGATCCCGCTTGCGTAACGCCCATCTGGATAGCGTCGAAGCCAATTTGCCGCGTGTCATTCAGATGGTACGCACGGCCGCTGCCTCCGCACACCCTAAAGAACTGCGCACCGCTCCAGGGCAATCGGCTACAACCTTCCAGCGACGGCAACTATCCGTTGCCCCGGAGGTGCTTGTAAGCAGACGGTAAGTGACTAAACTGGCACCAACGAACTGGCAAACAGCACTCATGCCTCCCCAGACCGTTGTTCCCCAAACACCGCGTCTCCTGCATCCGACGCTCGATATGGAGTCTGATCATGCAAAAGTCGAAAACCTTCATCCCTGTCCCTGTTGTCGCGTCGATCTTGTCCCTTTCTACCGCCGCATTCGCTAGCAGCAGTGGTTCCCAAGCGTATGAGCAAGCGGCTGCTCAACCGGTTCAGCGTCAAACGGTCGGCTACCATGACCGCACGAGCGCCAATACACAACATGCAATGGACTTTCAGGCGGTGTTAGCCCGCGTGGAAGCCCGACGACAGGCGTTCAACAGCTGTGGTGGGGTGAATAGTTCGTCCGCCCCCCTCCCGTCAGACAACGTAACATCGGGCAGCCCCGTCGACTTCAGTACCGCAACAGCGTCCTGGCGTTACAAGGCAATCCTGGCCGCGCGTTGATATGGCCTGCGGC
It encodes:
- a CDS encoding recombinase family protein, whose translation is MSDKIRAQHLARKAMLYVRQSSAYQVSHNLESQKLQYAMQDRLHQLGWNEIEVIDEDLGRSAAGTQTRTGFERMVAEVCLGHVGAVAAREVSRFARNSREWQQLVEVCRVVDTVLVDQETVYSPRQSNDRLLLGLKGSLNEYELDLLRQRSLEARGEKAKRGELIVAAPVGYCKTEDQRLEKDPDLRVQDAIRSVFRQFGAIGSVRQTLLWFLEHGLQLPACMPRGEIQWKRPSYGTVYRILTNPIYGGTYAYGKTECAIHYEAGEPRKRDRRKPRDQWLALIPNAHEGYVDWDEFERIQCAISGNLRLAGHAGAPKNGEALLAGLLRCRRCASKLTLHYTGNRHDALRYSCHRGWMDKGQPRCIAFGGTRADAAIAGAVLQVVQPAAIEAAIVAREEETLKQDEVLAALQRDLQAASYAAQRAQKQYDAADPENRLVADELERRWNHALLRVEELESRIGQQSRTSGQIPPPQPEEFADLATALESIWPQADARLKKRIVRTLIHEVVVDVDDATSEIVLVIHWKGGVHTEIRVPRRRRGENTTHTSREAIDAVRQLVRICPDLVIAGVLNRNDLRTGRGNFWTQERVTALRSHHQIPVYSSERRAAAGWMTLTEASAFIGVSLGTLRLAVERDKIPAEHPLPNGPWIFNRNSLTGDAVTELVGRARARRGHPTIPTTQQGSLDLSTT
- a CDS encoding efflux transporter outer membrane subunit, giving the protein MNASDFSYRALALEILACLVMAGCTVGPDFQRPTASTPAQVFDRTQSAQAPSKAVESGFNSDWWTLFSDPTLNALERQLADANLDVAAASARLRQSRAEQRVAGAAEYPTLDGAASYNRERGSPNGILGLLGVSPTETQSQSASGNTPLGVAPLPGSKGSPAYNLYQAGFDASWELDIWGRNRRGVEAATALTEASYEDRNAVLLSARAELARDYLELRDTQSLLRIARQNLEIARDTTKLTQVRARDGVTTDLDVANASAQAASIESQIPTLESRCETTINAIGVLLAEEPGALQQTLGEPHDVPELPGQVPIGFPSELVQRRPDIRQAEAQLHAATASIGMAKADFYPRISLNGSAGFQSLQLSSLANWASGQFVVGPSITIPVFEGGRLKGTLHLREAQQQEAAIVYKRTVLEAWREVDDALVVYDAEQLRRDRLTAVVALNQRALSVAQQRYKAGALDYLDVLNVQKQLLDAQSNLEQSKATAAANLITLCKALGGGWESTYANPYVSR